A genomic segment from Candidatus Zixiibacteriota bacterium encodes:
- the rsfS gene encoding ribosome silencing factor: protein MSSHDLALLAANFALDKKAADVVILDLRELTSVTDFFVICSGSAHVHVKAIADHIKESLTQEDQKPWHIEGLPYGSWVLMDCIDVVVHVLLKERREFYGLERLWGDAPIERVKEEYQRD from the coding sequence ATCAGCTCACACGACCTAGCCCTTCTCGCGGCAAATTTTGCCCTTGACAAGAAAGCCGCCGATGTCGTTATTTTAGATCTACGAGAACTCACAAGTGTCACTGACTTTTTTGTAATCTGCTCAGGTTCTGCGCACGTTCATGTAAAAGCAATCGCGGATCACATCAAAGAAAGTCTGACACAGGAGGATCAGAAGCCGTGGCACATTGAAGGCCTGCCGTACGGATCTTGGGTCCTCATGGATTGCATTGATGTGGTTGTACATGTGTTGCTAAAGGAAAGACGTGAATTTTATGGGCTTGAGAGGCTGTGGGGCGATGCCCCGATTGAACGGGTGAAGGAGGAATATCAGAGAGACTAA
- the panC gene encoding pantoate--beta-alanine ligase gives MKTISKTAKMQSTVLDAKRRGRMIAFVPTMGALHEGHLSLVRKANKLADIVVVSIFVNPTQFGQSEDLSKYPQSLDEDKRCLRKLDVDYLFLPDEAEMYPDGYVTYVEAGKITSILEGASRPTHFRGVTTIVAKLFNIVQPDVALFGQKDAQQALVLRRMVKDLNIPVKLIVAPTVREKSGLAMSSRNRYFDGEQLNRAACIFQGLKEARKLIRSGEADCGKIVAAIRKKIRQTKGTEIDYISINDTETLDPIKRVSGKVLISVAVRLDGVRLIDNIIV, from the coding sequence ATGAAGACCATAAGCAAAACAGCTAAGATGCAGTCGACCGTTCTGGATGCCAAGCGACGCGGGAGAATGATAGCATTTGTCCCGACAATGGGCGCTCTGCACGAAGGGCACCTCTCTCTCGTGCGCAAGGCCAACAAGCTCGCCGACATAGTAGTGGTCTCCATATTCGTAAACCCAACACAATTCGGTCAGAGTGAAGACCTCTCGAAGTACCCGCAATCGCTGGATGAAGACAAGAGATGCCTTCGTAAGCTCGATGTCGATTACTTGTTTCTCCCGGATGAAGCTGAGATGTACCCGGATGGATATGTTACTTATGTTGAAGCAGGGAAAATCACCTCAATTCTCGAAGGTGCATCGAGACCGACTCATTTTCGGGGAGTTACGACGATCGTCGCCAAGCTGTTCAATATCGTGCAACCTGATGTCGCTCTGTTCGGGCAAAAGGACGCCCAGCAGGCGCTGGTGTTGAGGAGAATGGTGAAAGACCTGAATATTCCAGTGAAACTTATTGTGGCACCAACAGTTCGTGAAAAATCGGGCCTTGCGATGTCGTCGAGAAACAGGTACTTCGACGGGGAACAATTGAACCGGGCTGCGTGTATCTTTCAGGGGTTGAAGGAGGCCAGGAAACTGATCCGGTCCGGTGAAGCCGATTGCGGAAAGATAGTCGCAGCCATTCGAAAAAAGATTCGGCAGACCAAAGGAACTGAGATCGACTATATATCGATAAATGACACAGAAACACTCGATCCGATCAAACGAGTATCGGGAAAAGTGCTAATTTCTGTTGCTGTGAGGCTTGACGGAGTCCGACTTATTGATAATATTATAGTTTAG
- a CDS encoding LytR C-terminal domain-containing protein, producing the protein MRIASKSTRRLDYLIGLLSLIVLVFVSSAVLKVMTGETTSLPPEKSYVRVQVLNGCGISKAAAKTAKVIRDAGVADVEYDVIDEDNFESYEVSETMIITRDEADTEYAQSLASALGIKPENVVSQELDDNFLGIDLTIVVGKDFESFAAESGAKTE; encoded by the coding sequence ATGCGCATTGCGTCGAAGTCAACCAGGCGACTCGATTACCTGATCGGTCTGCTCTCGCTCATAGTGCTTGTATTCGTCTCATCTGCCGTCCTGAAAGTCATGACGGGAGAGACAACAAGCCTGCCGCCGGAGAAGTCCTACGTTCGCGTGCAGGTGCTCAATGGTTGTGGGATATCAAAGGCTGCTGCAAAGACCGCTAAAGTCATTCGTGACGCAGGTGTCGCAGACGTTGAATACGATGTGATCGACGAAGATAACTTCGAATCCTATGAAGTCTCGGAGACTATGATCATAACTCGGGATGAGGCAGATACGGAATATGCTCAATCGCTGGCCTCTGCTCTCGGTATCAAGCCGGAGAATGTTGTGTCTCAGGAACTCGACGACAACTTCCTCGGTATTGACTTGACAATCGTCGTAGGGAAAGACTTCGAATCGTTTGCAGCGGAGTCTGGAGCCAAAACTGAGTGA
- the panB gene encoding 3-methyl-2-oxobutanoate hydroxymethyltransferase, with translation MSKKRITIRDIIKKKSSGDKQVWLTAYDFFTAKYLDAAGVDGLLVGDSLNMVFYGRPSTLSLTLDQSLFHTEAVVRGSERAIVIGDMPFMTYQQSVSEAVGNAGRYLKEADAHGVKLEGGIEMAPTLKRLAEVGVPVMGHIGLTPQSIHKFGGYRVQGKENVSRDYLFESAEAIEDAGCFAVVLEAMKPDVAAEITGRIGIPTIGIGAGPDVDGQILVINDIMGLDETFEAKFVRKYFDLAGKIKEVGEKFVSDVRSGSYPSKDETY, from the coding sequence ATGAGCAAGAAAAGAATCACAATCCGCGATATCATTAAGAAAAAGTCTTCAGGCGATAAACAAGTATGGCTGACAGCGTACGACTTCTTCACCGCGAAATATCTTGATGCTGCCGGAGTCGATGGGTTGCTGGTCGGCGACAGTCTGAACATGGTCTTCTATGGGAGGCCCAGCACCCTCTCCCTCACGCTCGACCAGAGTCTCTTTCATACCGAGGCGGTGGTGCGAGGCAGCGAGCGGGCGATTGTTATTGGCGATATGCCTTTCATGACATATCAGCAATCTGTCTCGGAGGCGGTCGGCAATGCGGGAAGATACCTGAAAGAAGCGGATGCACACGGCGTGAAACTTGAGGGTGGCATAGAAATGGCACCGACTCTGAAGCGTCTGGCTGAGGTCGGAGTTCCCGTGATGGGACACATCGGTCTGACACCGCAATCTATCCACAAGTTCGGCGGCTACAGGGTCCAGGGCAAGGAGAACGTCTCCAGAGACTACCTGTTTGAATCAGCCGAAGCCATCGAGGATGCCGGCTGCTTTGCAGTCGTACTCGAAGCTATGAAACCGGATGTTGCGGCTGAGATAACCGGGCGCATCGGCATCCCCACAATCGGTATAGGCGCCGGACCGGATGTCGATGGTCAAATACTTGTGATAAATGACATCATGGGACTTGATGAGACCTTCGAAGCCAAATTCGTCAGGAAGTACTTTGACCTTGCCGGAAAAATAAAAGAGGTAGGTGAGAAGTTCGTGTCTGATGTCAGGTCGGGAAGCTACCCCTCGAAGGATGAAACCTACTGA
- the pheA gene encoding prephenate dehydratase, with protein sequence MSPKKVAFQGERGSFSEVAAKELVGNDIIPIHCETFEAVFELVESRRAILGVIPIENSLIGSIHKNYDLLLEHDLKVVGETQARVQHSLIALPNASLSRIKQVYSHPAALDQCRDFFKKHPRLEPVTYYDTAGAVKMLAEKKLDNTAAIARPYAAEIYKMKIMKKSIEDEKSNYTRFLLLGRTQPGFQGRAKTSIVFSMKNQPGVLFKALSVFALRDIDLTKIESRPVRKKAWQYNFYVDFAGSIKEQHVKKALDHLSEITHFIRILGSYPMRVVRD encoded by the coding sequence ATGAGTCCCAAGAAGGTTGCATTTCAGGGCGAACGAGGCTCATTCTCCGAGGTCGCCGCAAAAGAGCTGGTCGGAAACGACATAATCCCGATTCACTGCGAGACATTCGAGGCGGTTTTCGAGCTTGTCGAAAGTCGCAGGGCGATTCTTGGTGTTATTCCAATCGAAAATTCGCTGATCGGTTCGATCCACAAGAACTACGATCTTCTTCTTGAACACGATCTCAAAGTCGTAGGCGAAACACAGGCGCGTGTTCAGCACAGCTTGATTGCGCTACCAAACGCAAGCCTTTCGAGGATCAAGCAGGTCTATTCACATCCAGCGGCACTCGATCAGTGTCGGGATTTCTTCAAAAAGCATCCCAGGTTAGAGCCGGTTACTTACTACGATACGGCGGGTGCGGTGAAGATGCTCGCTGAGAAAAAGCTCGACAATACTGCAGCGATCGCGCGACCATACGCCGCTGAAATCTACAAGATGAAGATTATGAAGAAATCTATCGAAGACGAGAAGTCCAATTACACTCGCTTCCTGTTGCTCGGGCGAACTCAGCCGGGCTTCCAAGGTCGCGCCAAGACCTCGATTGTGTTTTCGATGAAGAATCAGCCGGGGGTGCTGTTCAAAGCGTTGTCGGTGTTCGCGCTGCGTGACATCGATTTGACAAAAATCGAGTCACGACCGGTGCGCAAGAAAGCATGGCAGTACAACTTCTATGTTGATTTTGCAGGATCGATCAAAGAACAGCATGTCAAGAAAGCTCTCGATCATCTGAGCGAAATCACCCATTTCATCCGAATCCTCGGCAGCTACCCGATGAGGGTGGTGAGGGATTGA
- a CDS encoding aspartate 1-decarboxylase: MDSKNYINMCRAKIHRATVTEANLEYEGSITIDEELMEASGMFEYEQVHVLNLSTGSRIETYTIRGERNSGTICLNGAAARLGSKGDEVIIIAYTLVPQENASGFRPRIVLVDKNNRITNVK, from the coding sequence ATGGATAGCAAAAACTACATTAACATGTGCCGCGCGAAAATTCATCGCGCAACTGTCACTGAGGCTAACCTCGAATATGAGGGCTCTATCACAATCGATGAGGAGCTGATGGAGGCCAGCGGCATGTTTGAGTACGAGCAGGTCCATGTGCTTAATCTCAGCACTGGCAGCAGAATAGAGACATACACAATCAGAGGTGAGAGAAACTCCGGCACGATTTGTCTTAACGGTGCCGCAGCTCGGCTCGGATCGAAAGGCGACGAAGTAATTATCATTGCATATACTCTTGTCCCCCAAGAGAATGCCTCTGGATTCAGGCCGCGGATAGTCTTGGTCGATAAGAACAACAGAATAACCAATGTCAAGTAA
- a CDS encoding NTP transferase domain-containing protein produces MSSKPYPLVAVVLAAGKGKRMKSDLPKVLHLLAGKPIIEHVLDTLRELDIDKTVVVVGHQAERVIDAISRFGVSFAEQKQQLGTGHAVQMTEEQLSDFDGDVVVLAGDVPMLRAETVKNLLAEHRKRGAVATVLTAMLPDPTGYGRIVRDPGGMILKIVEHKDASDDERRISEINTGIFVFEKKRLFEALSRVDNENSQGEYYLTDVMQIFLEQGLPTAGYCAEDYRETVGVNSTDELERLEALMGKSF; encoded by the coding sequence ATGTCAAGTAAGCCTTATCCACTGGTCGCAGTCGTTCTTGCAGCCGGCAAGGGCAAGCGTATGAAATCCGACCTGCCGAAAGTACTCCATCTGCTTGCAGGCAAACCGATTATCGAACACGTGCTCGATACACTCCGTGAGCTCGATATTGACAAGACTGTTGTAGTCGTCGGGCATCAGGCAGAGCGTGTCATCGACGCGATCAGCCGTTTTGGGGTGTCATTCGCCGAGCAGAAACAGCAACTTGGCACAGGGCACGCGGTTCAGATGACCGAAGAGCAGCTTTCAGATTTCGATGGCGATGTTGTTGTACTGGCCGGGGATGTTCCGATGCTTAGGGCCGAAACAGTAAAGAACCTGCTGGCAGAGCACCGCAAGCGAGGCGCAGTCGCGACAGTCCTGACCGCCATGCTTCCCGACCCGACCGGATATGGAAGGATTGTGAGAGATCCAGGTGGCATGATTCTGAAGATCGTCGAGCACAAAGACGCTAGCGACGATGAGAGACGAATCTCCGAGATCAACACCGGAATATTCGTTTTTGAGAAAAAACGGCTCTTTGAAGCTCTTAGCCGTGTCGATAATGAAAATAGTCAGGGAGAGTACTATCTGACCGACGTAATGCAGATTTTTCTTGAACAGGGGCTGCCGACTGCCGGATATTGTGCGGAAGATTACCGTGAAACCGTCGGTGTCAACTCGACTGACGAACTCGAACGGCTCGAAGCTCTTATGGGCAAATCGTTTTAA
- the rho gene encoding transcription termination factor Rho has protein sequence MDIVDLKTKTIAELLKMAEELDIPGVSGLRKQELIFKILEAKTEKDGLIFAEGVLEILDEGYGFLRSSDYNYLPGPDDIYVSPSQIKRFDLKTGDTVSGQVRPPKESERYFALLKIEAANFENPEIAKHKILFDNLTPLYPQDKIKLEYSPSEYTTRIMDLMTPIGKGQRGLIVSPPKAGKTIILQRIANAITSNHPEMKLIVLLIDERPEEVTEMKRSVKGEVVSSTFDEPAERHVQVADMVINKAKRLVEHQHDVVILLDSITRLARAHNSVVPHSGKILSGGVDSNALHRPKRFFGAARNIEEGGSLTIIGTALIETGSRMDEVIFEEFKGTGNMEIVLDRRLSDRRIFPAMDINRSGTRKEELLLSSDQLNKVWIMRKFLAEMNPVEGMEFLLDRIKKSKTNTKFLDSMKN, from the coding sequence ATGGACATTGTTGACCTCAAAACCAAAACCATAGCCGAGCTCCTTAAAATGGCTGAAGAGCTCGACATACCCGGCGTCTCCGGCCTCCGAAAACAGGAGTTGATATTCAAAATCCTCGAAGCTAAAACCGAAAAAGATGGTCTGATCTTCGCGGAAGGAGTGCTCGAAATTCTCGACGAAGGTTACGGGTTCCTCCGGTCGTCAGACTACAACTATCTGCCCGGTCCGGATGACATCTATGTCTCACCGTCACAGATCAAGCGATTCGATCTCAAGACTGGTGACACTGTGTCTGGCCAGGTGCGTCCGCCGAAAGAATCCGAACGGTATTTCGCACTGTTGAAAATCGAGGCTGCAAACTTCGAGAATCCGGAAATCGCCAAGCACAAAATCCTGTTCGATAACCTCACTCCCCTCTATCCGCAGGACAAGATCAAGCTCGAATACTCCCCGAGCGAATACACCACTCGCATCATGGATTTGATGACACCGATTGGCAAAGGACAGAGAGGACTTATCGTATCGCCTCCGAAAGCTGGTAAGACAATCATCCTGCAGCGAATCGCAAACGCGATTACCTCTAACCACCCCGAGATGAAGCTGATCGTGCTCCTGATCGACGAGCGTCCGGAGGAAGTCACCGAGATGAAGCGCTCTGTTAAGGGCGAGGTTGTGTCATCGACGTTCGACGAGCCGGCGGAGCGTCATGTTCAGGTCGCAGACATGGTCATCAACAAAGCGAAGAGACTCGTGGAGCATCAGCACGATGTGGTCATCCTCCTCGACTCGATCACGCGTCTCGCGCGCGCGCACAACTCGGTCGTGCCGCACTCCGGCAAGATTCTCTCCGGTGGTGTCGATTCGAACGCATTGCACCGTCCGAAACGTTTCTTCGGAGCCGCGAGAAACATCGAAGAGGGCGGATCGCTGACGATCATCGGAACCGCACTGATCGAAACCGGATCGCGAATGGACGAGGTCATTTTCGAGGAGTTCAAGGGCACCGGCAATATGGAAATCGTGCTCGACAGAAGACTCTCCGACAGAAGAATCTTCCCGGCGATGGACATCAACCGCTCCGGCACGAGAAAAGAAGAACTGCTGCTTTCGTCCGATCAGCTCAACAAAGTCTGGATCATGCGGAAGTTCCTTGCGGAGATGAACCCGGTCGAGGGTATGGAATTCCTGCTCGACAGAATCAAGAAGAGCAAAACCAATACAAAATTCCTCGATTCTATGAAGAATTAG